The following are encoded in a window of Castanea sativa cultivar Marrone di Chiusa Pesio chromosome 9, ASM4071231v1 genomic DNA:
- the LOC142610112 gene encoding GDSL esterase/lipase CPRD49-like isoform X1 — protein MVGPMRPQFVLFGSSIAQLSYSNDGWGAILADRYALKADILLRGYNGWTPRHALQVLDQVFPKDAAVQPSLVIVYFGGNDSMLAHPSGLSPHVPLPEYVENMRTIATHLKSLSEKTRIIFLSALPVNKAKIREYIGVYSNNL, from the exons ATGGTTGGGCCAATGAGACCTCAGTTTGTTCTATTTGGTTCATCCATAGCTCAACTCAGTTACAGTAACGATGGATGGGGTGCTATTCTTGCTGACAGATATGCTCTTAAG GCAGATATTTTGTTGCGAGGATACAATGGTTGGACTCCGAGGCATGCTCTACAGGTTTTGGATCAAGTTTTTCCAAAG GATGCTGCTGTACAACCTTCCTTGGTGATAGTCTACTTTGGTGGTAATGATTCAATGCTAGCTCACCCATCCGGCTTAAGCCCTCATGTACCACTTCCTGAATATGTTGAAAATATGAGGACTATTGCAACCCATCTGAAG AGCCTTTCAGAGAAGACTCGCATTATCTTTCTTAGTGCTCTTCCTGTCAACAAGGCAAAAATTCGCGAGTATATAGGTGTTTATAGCAACAATCTT TAA
- the LOC142610112 gene encoding GDSL esterase/lipase CPRD49-like isoform X4 — MVGPMRPQFVLFGSSIAQLSYSNDGWGAILADRYALKADILLRGYNGWTPRHALQVLDQVFPKDAAVQPSLVIVYFGGNDSMLAHPSGLSPHVPLPEYVENMRTIATHLKGWNSFIF, encoded by the exons ATGGTTGGGCCAATGAGACCTCAGTTTGTTCTATTTGGTTCATCCATAGCTCAACTCAGTTACAGTAACGATGGATGGGGTGCTATTCTTGCTGACAGATATGCTCTTAAG GCAGATATTTTGTTGCGAGGATACAATGGTTGGACTCCGAGGCATGCTCTACAGGTTTTGGATCAAGTTTTTCCAAAG GATGCTGCTGTACAACCTTCCTTGGTGATAGTCTACTTTGGTGGTAATGATTCAATGCTAGCTCACCCATCCGGCTTAAGCCCTCATGTACCACTTCCTGAATATGTTGAAAATATGAGGACTATTGCAACCCATCTGAAG GGATGGAATTCATTTATCTTCTGA
- the LOC142610112 gene encoding GDSL esterase/lipase CPRD49-like isoform X2, with product MVGPMRPQFVLFGSSIAQLSYSNDGWGAILADRYALKADILLRGYNGWTPRHALQVLDQVFPKDAAVQPSLVIVYFGGNDSMLAHPSGLSPHVPLPEYVENMRTIATHLKSLSEKTRIIFLSALPVNKAKIREYIVMT from the exons ATGGTTGGGCCAATGAGACCTCAGTTTGTTCTATTTGGTTCATCCATAGCTCAACTCAGTTACAGTAACGATGGATGGGGTGCTATTCTTGCTGACAGATATGCTCTTAAG GCAGATATTTTGTTGCGAGGATACAATGGTTGGACTCCGAGGCATGCTCTACAGGTTTTGGATCAAGTTTTTCCAAAG GATGCTGCTGTACAACCTTCCTTGGTGATAGTCTACTTTGGTGGTAATGATTCAATGCTAGCTCACCCATCCGGCTTAAGCCCTCATGTACCACTTCCTGAATATGTTGAAAATATGAGGACTATTGCAACCCATCTGAAG AGCCTTTCAGAGAAGACTCGCATTATCTTTCTTAGTGCTCTTCCTGTCAACAAGGCAAAAATTCGCGAGTATATAG TAATGACGTAG
- the LOC142610112 gene encoding GDSL esterase/lipase CPRD49-like isoform X3 encodes MVGPMRPQFVLFGSSIAQLSYSNDGWGAILADRYALKADILLRGYNGWTPRHALQVLDQVFPKDAAVQPSLVIVYFGGNDSMLAHPSGLSPHVPLPEYVENMRTIATHLKFALATILKQCLKQT; translated from the exons ATGGTTGGGCCAATGAGACCTCAGTTTGTTCTATTTGGTTCATCCATAGCTCAACTCAGTTACAGTAACGATGGATGGGGTGCTATTCTTGCTGACAGATATGCTCTTAAG GCAGATATTTTGTTGCGAGGATACAATGGTTGGACTCCGAGGCATGCTCTACAGGTTTTGGATCAAGTTTTTCCAAAG GATGCTGCTGTACAACCTTCCTTGGTGATAGTCTACTTTGGTGGTAATGATTCAATGCTAGCTCACCCATCCGGCTTAAGCCCTCATGTACCACTTCCTGAATATGTTGAAAATATGAGGACTATTGCAACCCATCTGAAG TTTGCGTTGGCCACTATTCTCAAGCAGTGCCTGAAGCAAACATGA